One genomic segment of uncultured Desulfobacter sp. includes these proteins:
- the dctP gene encoding TRAP transporter substrate-binding protein DctP codes for MKLPAVFRKVSLVFITIFLCTIFSVGSSFAKDKVYRWKLQSGYPHGDISFELLKGFAQDVKEFSDGKLIISVFADSEIVPIEQLFESTQKGLLDILHCMGAFWGGIVPVGEIEFGIPFAYTIDEVDEFDAKAQVIRDFYYNKGFVDILRKEYDKQGLYWLDMHTYGGPFVLSTKSLETFDDWKGLKIRDEGIYTKFHNMIGARGTYVSGGEAYMALKLGTLDASQWDISAISGLKWHEVAPYWVQAGDNDHVIGHMLINNDSWKELPDNLKQALQKAAENYWAATVEAYGKEFKNAEDMVKAGTLKESKVSAQAIKKQKEIAYKLWDEVAKRDEASAAAIKMIKEWRGIK; via the coding sequence ATGAAATTGCCTGCAGTATTTAGAAAAGTATCGTTGGTTTTTATAACCATTTTTTTGTGTACCATTTTTTCCGTTGGATCTTCTTTTGCCAAAGATAAAGTGTATAGATGGAAACTGCAGTCTGGATATCCACATGGAGACATCTCTTTTGAACTGCTTAAAGGCTTTGCCCAAGATGTGAAAGAGTTCAGTGACGGTAAGCTGATCATTTCCGTTTTTGCGGATTCCGAAATTGTTCCGATAGAGCAGTTATTTGAATCCACACAAAAAGGGCTTTTGGACATCCTTCACTGCATGGGCGCATTCTGGGGCGGTATTGTTCCGGTTGGAGAAATTGAATTCGGTATTCCGTTTGCTTACACCATTGATGAAGTCGATGAATTTGATGCCAAGGCTCAGGTTATAAGAGATTTTTATTACAATAAGGGATTCGTTGATATCTTGCGAAAAGAGTATGACAAGCAAGGTCTTTACTGGCTTGACATGCATACTTACGGCGGGCCATTTGTATTGTCCACAAAATCTCTGGAAACGTTTGATGACTGGAAAGGTCTAAAAATTAGAGATGAGGGTATCTATACAAAGTTTCATAATATGATCGGTGCCCGGGGGACTTATGTTTCCGGTGGCGAAGCCTATATGGCGTTGAAACTTGGAACGCTTGATGCCAGTCAGTGGGATATCAGTGCCATATCCGGATTAAAATGGCACGAAGTCGCTCCTTACTGGGTGCAGGCCGGGGATAATGATCATGTTATCGGGCATATGCTGATAAACAACGACTCATGGAAGGAACTTCCGGATAATTTAAAACAAGCGCTTCAGAAAGCTGCTGAAAATTACTGGGCCGCGACCGTGGAAGCTTACGGTAAAGAATTTAAAAACGCGGAGGATATGGTAAAAGCCGGCACGTTAAAAGAAAGCAAAGTGAGTGCACAAGCAATAAAAAAACAAAAAGAAATTGCTTATAAACTCTGGGATGAAGTTGCAAAGCGCGATGAAGCGTCAGCTGCGGCTATCAAGATGATCAAAGAATGGAGAGGAATTAAATAG
- a CDS encoding aldehyde dehydrogenase family protein — MTDYAMIINGEKVLSDSTFDVVNPATGEVFAKCPKATIAQLDEAVAAARKAFPEWSALADDQRVEIMNRIAGIIEQNQTELAGLITREQGKPLSGPGSMFEAGGCTAWTQVTASMKLEPELVDDNPEDTIELYKKPIGVVGSITPWNWPLLIAIWHIMPALRVGCTVVMKPASYTPLATLRLVELINEVLPPGVLNVVSGSSDIGNAMSAHKDIDKIVFTGSIPVGQTIMGRAVSNLKSLTLELGGNDAGIILPGTDITPFLEPLFWGCFINAGQTCAALKRLFVHEDDYEDVCQKFTDYVTKIPVGDGMDEKNLIGPLGNAPQLETVKQYVDDAREKGARVLCGGAPSPGPGYFYPLTLVADVTDDMDLVKEEQFGTALPIIKYSTVDEAVQRANSLDVGLGGSAWSNDPEKAKTVAMRLEAGTVWVNAHGKLHPMAPFGGVKSSGVGSEFGLEGLKAYTVNQVVSVAK; from the coding sequence ATGACGGATTATGCAATGATAATAAATGGTGAAAAAGTGTTATCTGACAGCACATTTGACGTGGTTAATCCGGCAACGGGAGAAGTTTTTGCAAAATGCCCCAAAGCCACGATCGCACAACTAGATGAAGCGGTTGCTGCAGCCCGAAAGGCTTTTCCGGAATGGTCTGCCCTGGCCGATGACCAGCGGGTTGAAATCATGAACCGAATTGCCGGCATTATCGAACAGAACCAGACGGAACTTGCCGGACTGATCACCCGGGAGCAGGGCAAACCATTGTCCGGACCGGGGTCCATGTTTGAGGCCGGCGGCTGTACGGCCTGGACCCAGGTTACAGCATCCATGAAACTTGAACCCGAACTGGTGGATGATAACCCGGAAGATACCATTGAGCTGTACAAAAAGCCCATTGGTGTCGTCGGCTCTATTACGCCATGGAACTGGCCTTTGCTCATCGCTATATGGCATATCATGCCGGCCCTTAGAGTCGGATGCACCGTTGTTATGAAACCTGCATCCTATACGCCTCTGGCCACCCTTCGGCTGGTTGAACTGATCAATGAAGTCCTGCCCCCCGGGGTTCTCAATGTGGTATCCGGAAGCTCCGATATAGGCAACGCCATGTCAGCCCACAAAGATATTGACAAAATTGTGTTCACAGGTTCGATTCCCGTAGGCCAGACCATCATGGGCCGGGCCGTGTCCAATTTGAAAAGCCTAACCCTGGAACTGGGAGGCAACGACGCTGGAATTATTCTGCCGGGAACCGATATTACACCCTTTTTAGAGCCTTTATTCTGGGGATGCTTCATTAATGCAGGTCAGACCTGCGCAGCTCTGAAACGCCTTTTTGTCCATGAAGATGATTATGAAGATGTCTGCCAAAAATTTACAGATTATGTAACTAAAATTCCCGTGGGGGACGGTATGGATGAAAAGAATCTCATCGGCCCGCTGGGGAATGCACCCCAACTCGAAACCGTCAAACAATATGTAGATGATGCCAGGGAAAAAGGGGCCAGGGTTCTGTGCGGCGGTGCACCGTCTCCCGGCCCGGGATACTTTTATCCCCTGACTTTGGTAGCCGATGTAACCGATGATATGGACCTGGTCAAAGAAGAACAGTTTGGCACCGCACTTCCCATCATAAAATATTCCACTGTTGACGAGGCTGTTCAAAGGGCAAATTCCCTTGACGTGGGGCTTGGCGGATCGGCATGGTCCAATGATCCGGAAAAAGCCAAAACGGTTGCCATGCGGCTGGAAGCTGGAACTGTCTGGGTGAATGCCCATGGAAAACTCCACCCTATGGCCCCCTTCGGCGGAGTCAAATCTTCCGGTGTTGGATCTGAATTCGGGCTTGAGGGCCTCAAAGCCTATACCGTGAATCAGGTGGTCAGTGTAGCTAAATAG
- a CDS encoding alpha-amylase → MFQINGVMMQYFHWYISNDGTFWNQVRDSAETLKDCGFSAIWLPPAYKGQAGVDDVGYGVYDLYDLGEFNQKGSVFTKYGTRDQYLEAIQALRDKELQVYADIVFNHKGGADRTEWVKALEVQGDERHFEIVNPEKPDYWIEAWTEFTFPGRAGKYSDFTWNYDCFDGTDWAENFHINAIFKFTNRGKDWDKMVSGEKGNYDYLMFSDVDMNSPEVRTEYARWGAWYLETTGIDGIRIDAVKHIQFSFFREWLDYMRRVASLKAKSGFFAMGEYWSSNVEELHNYIRATHGKMSLFDVPLHMKFHEISRANGHYDLRTILDDTLTKDQPALSVPFVENHDSQPLQSLESPVDWWFKPAAYAFILLRQEGYPCVFYADWFGAKYKDKGNDGKEYEIDMVPVPYLPRLVELRRSHAYGHQRDQFKHAHMIGWTREGDVGRPGSGLAIVITIGGGGAMWLEVGRTRANGQYRDALGNMGGTTVDINAAGWGKFPVSGGSLSVWIPMSV, encoded by the coding sequence ATGTTTCAGATTAATGGCGTAATGATGCAGTATTTTCATTGGTATATCTCCAATGATGGAACGTTCTGGAACCAGGTCCGTGATTCGGCCGAGACCTTGAAAGATTGCGGGTTTAGTGCGATCTGGCTGCCCCCTGCGTACAAGGGGCAGGCCGGAGTTGACGATGTTGGGTACGGCGTCTATGATTTATACGATCTGGGGGAATTTAATCAGAAAGGTTCGGTTTTTACAAAGTACGGCACCCGTGATCAGTATCTTGAAGCCATTCAGGCATTGCGCGACAAGGAGCTGCAGGTTTACGCAGACATTGTTTTTAATCACAAGGGCGGAGCTGATCGCACTGAGTGGGTAAAAGCCTTGGAAGTGCAAGGAGACGAACGGCACTTTGAGATTGTCAATCCGGAAAAGCCGGACTATTGGATTGAGGCGTGGACTGAATTCACGTTCCCTGGGCGTGCCGGCAAATATTCCGATTTTACATGGAATTACGACTGTTTCGACGGCACGGACTGGGCCGAGAACTTCCATATAAATGCGATTTTCAAGTTCACAAATCGCGGTAAAGATTGGGACAAAATGGTTTCCGGAGAAAAAGGGAATTACGATTATCTCATGTTTTCGGACGTGGATATGAACTCTCCGGAGGTCCGTACGGAATACGCCCGCTGGGGGGCCTGGTACCTGGAGACCACTGGAATTGACGGCATTCGGATTGATGCCGTCAAGCACATTCAATTCAGTTTCTTTCGTGAGTGGCTGGATTATATGCGCCGGGTCGCCTCCTTGAAAGCAAAGAGCGGGTTTTTTGCGATGGGAGAATATTGGTCAAGTAATGTGGAAGAACTGCATAATTACATCAGAGCGACGCATGGTAAGATGTCCCTTTTTGACGTGCCGCTTCATATGAAGTTCCATGAGATATCCCGGGCGAATGGACATTATGACCTAAGGACTATCTTGGATGATACGCTTACCAAAGATCAGCCAGCCCTGTCTGTCCCATTCGTGGAAAATCATGACAGTCAGCCTCTCCAGTCATTGGAGTCCCCCGTGGACTGGTGGTTCAAACCCGCAGCCTATGCATTTATACTGCTGCGGCAAGAAGGGTACCCCTGTGTCTTTTACGCAGATTGGTTTGGGGCAAAGTACAAAGACAAGGGCAACGACGGCAAGGAATATGAAATCGACATGGTTCCCGTCCCTTATTTGCCGCGTTTAGTTGAACTGAGACGGTCACACGCCTACGGTCATCAGCGTGATCAATTTAAACATGCCCATATGATCGGCTGGACACGTGAGGGTGATGTGGGGCGCCCCGGCTCCGGCCTGGCAATCGTCATCACCATCGGTGGCGGCGGAGCTATGTGGCTGGAAGTAGGAAGAACCCGCGCCAACGGACAGTATCGTGACGCTCTGGGCAACATGGGCGGCACCACAGTTGATATAAACGCCGCCGGATGGGGGAAGTTCCCCGTGTCAGGGGGAAGTCTCTCCGTTTGGATTCCTATGTCGGTTTAG
- a CDS encoding sigma-54-dependent Fis family transcriptional regulator yields MQAKDLRIEELVDFSAGLIQLQGRRLILHDIHAFAQFRKDLLSMVGQEHAQRILTRFGYLWGQADAAAMQRIFNWSDPLEFLKAGPRLQTLQGVAVAIIKSVQWDSDTGRFSMNLVWHRSGEAVEHLAEIGPSKDPVCWILVGYISGFMTYGTGQEIYFVERSCRAQGKNVCVAEGFDLASWGTDILPYLPYFQSDGIQDKIQRLTQEIELKNRALARARRHPQIQKKTSGFPPVEVRSAVYARVLDSAVRVAPFDTSVFITGESGVGKEVLARYIHSQSARSEQPFVVINCSALPETLLEGELFGYKAGAFTGARQDRKGIFEEADSGTIFLDEIGDITPATQLKLLRVLQEREVVRLGENRPRKIDVRVIAATHRDIKKCVAEQSFREDLYYRLIVVEIEIPPLRARPEDIIPLARYLTKNMGRKFKISGLKLSPQCLEYLQSYPWPGNIRELENALERAAVYSQDGIIQPEHLPPTITQPSPLQTIQSEKTPMTLAELEKQYIHAVLEQTGQNRSCAAKILGISTTTLWRKLKTF; encoded by the coding sequence ATGCAAGCCAAGGATTTACGGATTGAAGAACTGGTTGATTTTTCGGCGGGCCTTATTCAGCTGCAGGGACGACGTTTAATTCTGCATGATATTCATGCCTTTGCGCAGTTCCGTAAGGACTTGCTGAGTATGGTCGGTCAGGAGCATGCGCAACGTATTCTGACACGATTCGGATATCTCTGGGGGCAGGCCGATGCGGCGGCGATGCAACGTATCTTCAACTGGAGTGATCCCCTCGAATTCCTGAAAGCGGGCCCCCGCCTTCAAACCCTGCAGGGCGTTGCCGTAGCCATCATTAAATCAGTACAATGGGATTCGGATACGGGACGTTTCAGCATGAACCTGGTATGGCATCGTTCCGGTGAAGCGGTGGAACATCTTGCTGAAATTGGACCATCAAAAGATCCCGTCTGCTGGATACTCGTAGGGTATATCAGCGGCTTCATGACCTATGGTACCGGGCAGGAAATTTATTTCGTGGAACGCTCCTGCCGCGCGCAAGGCAAAAATGTTTGTGTTGCGGAGGGGTTTGACCTGGCCAGTTGGGGCACAGACATTCTTCCGTACCTGCCCTATTTTCAGTCGGACGGAATCCAGGATAAAATCCAGCGGCTGACCCAGGAAATTGAATTGAAGAACCGTGCCCTGGCCCGTGCCCGACGTCATCCGCAAATTCAAAAAAAAACATCCGGTTTTCCACCGGTGGAAGTACGCAGCGCCGTCTACGCGCGGGTTTTGGATTCTGCCGTCCGGGTGGCACCATTTGACACCTCTGTTTTTATTACCGGTGAGAGTGGTGTCGGCAAGGAAGTGCTGGCCCGGTATATTCATTCGCAATCCGCCCGATCAGAGCAGCCCTTCGTTGTTATTAACTGTTCCGCCTTGCCGGAAACCCTGCTTGAGGGCGAACTGTTTGGCTACAAAGCAGGTGCCTTTACCGGCGCTCGCCAAGACAGAAAAGGCATCTTCGAAGAGGCCGACTCCGGCACCATCTTTCTCGATGAAATCGGAGACATCACACCGGCAACCCAACTAAAGCTTCTCCGTGTCCTTCAAGAACGGGAAGTCGTCCGCCTCGGTGAAAACCGTCCCCGCAAGATAGATGTTCGGGTCATCGCCGCCACCCACCGCGACATAAAAAAATGCGTTGCCGAACAGTCGTTCCGCGAGGATCTTTACTATCGGCTGATTGTTGTGGAGATCGAAATTCCACCCCTGCGGGCACGTCCGGAGGATATTATTCCCTTGGCGCGCTACTTAACGAAGAATATGGGTCGCAAATTCAAGATCTCCGGTCTAAAACTGAGTCCGCAATGCCTGGAATACCTGCAGAGTTACCCTTGGCCCGGAAATATCCGGGAACTGGAAAATGCCCTGGAGAGGGCCGCAGTTTATAGCCAGGATGGTATCATTCAACCGGAACATCTACCGCCAACCATTACCCAGCCTTCGCCGTTGCAAACCATTCAGTCTGAAAAAACGCCCATGACCCTGGCGGAACTTGAAAAACAATATATTCATGCCGTACTTGAACAGACCGGACAAAATCGTTCGTGTGCTGCCAAAATTCTGGGTATTAGTACCACGACTCTCTGGCGCAAATTAAAGACTTTTTGA
- a CDS encoding acetate/propionate family kinase, whose protein sequence is MNILVCNCGSSSLKYRLLTMPEENELSAGEAQRIGPVTAEPARIVHREGDRETVHTMDLPNHQKAFHEILSLLEKGGKRPDALGHRVVHGGRLFKQPAVITPTVFEALRQVRNLAPLHNPPAIDLIEECKTRYPSLPQVAVFDTAFHTTIPEYARQYALPLDLVQELNIRKYGFHGTSHQYVVEEAAKMAGIPMAEFNAVSCHLGSGGASLCAISKGRSIENTMGYTPLQGLVMSTRCGDLDPAIVMKLLSLYSGDMDRIEDVLNRRSGVLGLSGASADIRDILGDWDAATSRNDPFQKTLQIYLWRIRKYLGAYLTLAGPVQAIIFTDTIGENVPLVRSIVCANQDYFGVCIDEKSNRELKQLPGDISQAGSPVRILVVATNEELAIARLVFRTLSLNNEVKH, encoded by the coding sequence ATGAATATTTTGGTGTGTAATTGCGGCAGTTCATCTTTGAAATATCGGCTTTTGACGATGCCGGAAGAAAATGAACTTTCTGCCGGAGAAGCGCAACGCATCGGTCCCGTAACCGCGGAACCGGCAAGAATTGTTCATCGGGAGGGTGACCGGGAAACCGTTCACACAATGGATTTGCCCAATCACCAAAAGGCATTTCATGAAATCCTCAGCCTGCTTGAAAAAGGGGGAAAACGTCCAGACGCCTTAGGTCATCGAGTGGTTCACGGCGGCCGGTTATTTAAACAACCGGCTGTTATTACCCCCACTGTTTTTGAAGCCTTGCGCCAGGTTCGGAATCTGGCACCCCTTCACAATCCTCCGGCCATCGACCTCATTGAAGAATGTAAAACGCGCTATCCATCCCTTCCACAAGTCGCGGTTTTTGATACAGCTTTCCACACAACCATACCGGAATACGCACGCCAGTATGCCCTGCCTTTGGATTTGGTCCAGGAATTGAACATACGAAAATATGGCTTTCATGGCACAAGCCACCAATATGTTGTCGAAGAGGCCGCTAAAATGGCGGGCATTCCCATGGCAGAGTTCAACGCGGTCAGTTGTCATCTTGGCAGCGGCGGCGCCAGCCTGTGCGCAATATCCAAGGGTCGTTCAATTGAAAACACGATGGGGTATACACCACTTCAGGGGCTGGTTATGAGCACAAGATGCGGAGATCTTGATCCGGCCATTGTAATGAAACTGCTGTCCCTGTATTCCGGTGATATGGACCGGATAGAGGATGTTCTGAATCGCCGAAGCGGGGTGCTGGGTCTTTCGGGGGCATCGGCTGATATTCGAGATATTCTGGGTGATTGGGATGCTGCCACAAGCCGGAATGACCCTTTTCAAAAAACATTACAAATTTATCTATGGCGGATTCGTAAATATTTAGGCGCGTACCTGACCTTGGCCGGTCCGGTCCAGGCAATTATTTTCACCGACACCATTGGTGAAAATGTTCCGCTGGTTCGGTCCATTGTATGTGCCAACCAGGATTACTTTGGTGTCTGTATAGACGAAAAAAGTAACCGGGAACTCAAACAGCTGCCGGGTGATATTTCACAAGCGGGAAGTCCGGTTCGGATACTGGTAGTTGCCACCAACGAAGAACTAGCCATTGCACGACTGGTCTTCAGAACACTCTCTTTAAACAATGAGGTAAAACATTAA
- a CDS encoding DEAD/DEAH box helicase → MPHKNLEPAGFGEMNLSPDVFAALQTVGYETPTPIQTMTIPRMIECKDLLGQARTGTGKTAAFALPLLSRINLKNKRPQVLVVTPTRELAIQVAQSFNDYGVKMKGLNVLAVYGGQSYGVQLNQLKRGVHVVVGTPGRLMDHMRRKTLCLDDLTGLVLDEADEMLQMGFIDDVEWILSKIPQPTQIALFSATMPAPIQKIAGKYLKDPEKIIIRHDSDVTSTINQKFWLVKHVKKSHALVRILEASSHDGVIVFTRTRSDTMSLTKILEEKGFKAEALNGDLAQAARERTVNRLKNGNIDILVATDVAARGLDVDRISHVINYDMPSKTEPYIHRIGRTGRAGRTGEAILFVQPKERWMLKRIEQATRRKVEELFLPSNREINEKRVGDFKNKIVQTIGTEDLSAFTDLVETTAKEQDISISQVAAALAKMLQGKTPFLLKETADKPVVKKTAKKPVKKAKTPVASKQKKAPARLTPNKIAPTEKGMERYRIEVGYKHGLKPGDVVGAISNESGLESSFIGAINIDYDYSLVDLPFGMPKNVFNLLKRTWIRSQKMSISKYAC, encoded by the coding sequence ATGCCCCATAAAAATTTAGAACCAGCCGGGTTCGGCGAAATGAACTTGAGCCCGGATGTTTTTGCGGCTTTACAGACCGTTGGTTATGAAACCCCGACACCGATCCAGACCATGACCATTCCTCGTATGATCGAATGCAAAGATCTGCTGGGTCAAGCCAGGACGGGAACCGGAAAAACAGCGGCCTTTGCACTGCCCCTGCTCTCCCGAATCAATCTTAAAAACAAGCGGCCCCAGGTTCTTGTGGTCACCCCGACCCGGGAACTTGCCATTCAGGTGGCTCAGTCCTTCAATGACTACGGCGTAAAGATGAAGGGCCTTAACGTTTTGGCTGTATACGGCGGCCAAAGCTACGGTGTTCAGCTAAACCAGTTGAAACGGGGCGTCCATGTGGTTGTGGGCACACCGGGCCGTCTCATGGACCATATGCGGCGTAAAACCCTCTGCCTTGACGATCTTACAGGGCTGGTGCTGGATGAAGCAGATGAAATGCTGCAGATGGGATTTATTGATGACGTTGAATGGATTTTATCCAAAATACCCCAACCGACCCAGATCGCACTTTTTTCCGCCACCATGCCGGCACCCATTCAAAAGATTGCGGGCAAATATCTTAAAGATCCAGAAAAAATTATTATCCGCCATGATTCAGATGTCACCAGCACCATTAATCAGAAATTCTGGCTGGTAAAACATGTAAAAAAAAGTCATGCCCTGGTTCGGATACTCGAAGCCTCCTCCCATGATGGCGTCATTGTATTTACCAGAACCCGAAGTGACACAATGAGCCTGACAAAAATCCTGGAAGAAAAGGGATTCAAAGCAGAGGCCCTGAATGGAGACCTTGCCCAGGCGGCCCGGGAACGGACAGTTAACCGGTTGAAAAACGGAAACATTGATATTCTTGTGGCCACGGATGTGGCGGCAAGGGGACTTGATGTAGACCGGATTTCCCACGTCATTAACTACGATATGCCCTCTAAAACTGAGCCCTATATTCACAGAATCGGGAGAACCGGTCGGGCCGGACGAACCGGAGAAGCCATTTTATTTGTCCAGCCAAAAGAAAGATGGATGTTAAAACGGATCGAACAAGCCACTCGTCGGAAGGTTGAAGAACTATTCCTACCCTCCAACAGGGAAATAAACGAAAAACGGGTGGGTGATTTTAAAAATAAAATTGTTCAAACCATCGGCACCGAAGATCTAAGCGCTTTTACGGATCTGGTGGAAACCACCGCAAAGGAACAGGATATTTCTATTTCCCAGGTGGCTGCAGCCCTGGCAAAAATGCTCCAGGGCAAGACACCGTTTCTGCTTAAGGAAACGGCTGATAAACCTGTTGTTAAAAAGACCGCTAAAAAACCTGTAAAAAAAGCCAAGACACCCGTTGCATCAAAGCAGAAGAAGGCACCTGCCCGGCTTACCCCCAATAAAATTGCGCCTACTGAAAAAGGGATGGAACGATATCGCATTGAAGTGGGTTATAAGCATGGCCTTAAACCCGGCGATGTTGTCGGCGCCATTTCAAATGAGTCCGGACTGGAAAGCAGCTTTATCGGTGCCATCAATATTGACTATGATTATTCTCTGGTAGATCTGCCCTTTGGTATGCCTAAAAACGTCTTTAATCTGCTGAAAAGAACCTGGATCAGATCCCAAAAGATGTCAATTTCGAAATATGCTTGCTAA
- a CDS encoding TRAP transporter small permease subunit, with protein sequence MSILIVIIMLCTTIEVISRYVFNSPTIWVWPVNRQIFGVYILFAGIYAMAKNAHIRIDVVYNRFTKKGRKIAKLFALLSFVCFIAVLIWQSAWMGQNSFMMKETAHGAFRIALYPLKLLIPITAVLFLLEGIYILLKKQTHDFE encoded by the coding sequence ATGAGCATTTTAATTGTGATCATCATGTTATGTACAACCATTGAGGTGATATCAAGATACGTTTTTAACAGTCCAACGATATGGGTCTGGCCTGTCAACCGGCAGATTTTTGGCGTGTATATCCTTTTTGCCGGGATTTATGCCATGGCGAAGAATGCCCATATACGAATAGACGTTGTTTATAACCGGTTTACAAAAAAAGGAAGAAAAATAGCAAAACTGTTTGCATTGCTGTCATTTGTCTGTTTCATCGCAGTTCTGATCTGGCAGAGCGCCTGGATGGGACAAAATTCTTTCATGATGAAAGAGACCGCACATGGGGCATTTCGGATAGCCCTTTATCCCCTGAAACTTTTAATTCCTATTACCGCTGTATTGTTCCTTCTGGAAGGAATTTATATTTTATTGAAGAAACAAACGCATGATTTCGAATAA
- a CDS encoding M20/M25/M40 family metallo-hydrolase, which translates to MYELLKMKNSGLRKDVMAFTQELIDTPSPSMGEKDLADKVAKRMEILGYHHVYRDEVGNVIGVIHGHEQKSTLLLNSHMDTYQTGEQHNSHVEGDRIYGTGASDCKGGLASQVFAGALLLRSLLPLQGTLVVTASVAEENGVGIGVRTLMDQTLPEMGLRPNYAILGEPTNLGLYYGHDGWMEMDIKIQGADPFQVDNAANRIYRSYQDRTKHTLSQAHEIEIHDPVFPRESEGRVAVLRIARRMQVADQAQQILTETERDVRLLTQPGSSVSVSVEVCREQQISYAGQKTEVQRITNAWATDPFDPLIDRSRQVLAAAGSPSRPGKWQLDRLGMGTAGATLLNEYNIPTIGYGPGHEDQAHCSDEWVDGKHVVQGVYGTAAIAHGLIGFPVCGWTTDDI; encoded by the coding sequence ATGTATGAATTGCTAAAAATGAAAAACAGTGGATTACGAAAAGACGTCATGGCATTTACACAGGAGTTGATTGATACGCCAAGCCCCAGTATGGGGGAAAAGGACTTGGCCGACAAGGTGGCCAAACGAATGGAAATATTGGGTTATCATCATGTTTACCGGGATGAGGTCGGCAATGTTATCGGTGTTATTCACGGGCATGAGCAAAAAAGTACTCTATTGCTAAACTCACATATGGATACGTACCAAACAGGTGAGCAGCACAATTCGCATGTTGAGGGGGACCGGATTTACGGCACAGGCGCATCGGATTGTAAGGGCGGCTTAGCTTCCCAGGTTTTTGCGGGGGCGTTGTTACTGCGCAGCCTGCTGCCGCTTCAAGGCACGCTGGTGGTTACGGCTTCCGTGGCCGAGGAAAACGGGGTCGGCATAGGTGTTCGGACCTTAATGGACCAAACGTTACCGGAAATGGGGCTGCGTCCTAATTATGCCATTCTGGGCGAACCAACGAACCTGGGCCTGTACTATGGTCACGATGGTTGGATGGAAATGGATATCAAGATCCAGGGAGCGGATCCATTCCAGGTTGATAACGCTGCCAACAGAATTTACCGGAGCTACCAGGACCGTACAAAACACACCCTGTCTCAAGCCCATGAGATTGAAATCCACGATCCGGTCTTTCCCCGGGAATCAGAGGGACGGGTAGCCGTTCTGCGAATAGCTAGACGGATGCAAGTTGCAGATCAAGCGCAACAGATCCTGACCGAGACAGAACGCGACGTCCGTTTGCTCACACAGCCTGGATCATCTGTGTCCGTATCGGTTGAGGTTTGCAGGGAACAACAGATTTCATACGCCGGTCAGAAGACGGAGGTTCAACGGATCACCAATGCCTGGGCAACGGACCCGTTTGATCCATTGATTGATCGGTCCCGTCAGGTATTGGCGGCAGCCGGTTCTCCATCACGTCCAGGAAAGTGGCAGTTGGATCGTCTGGGAATGGGGACGGCCGGAGCAACACTACTCAACGAGTACAACATTCCAACCATCGGTTACGGCCCAGGGCACGAGGACCAGGCCCATTGTTCAGATGAATGGGTTGACGGGAAGCATGTGGTCCAGGGTGTCTACGGCACCGCTGCGATTGCCCATGGGCTGATTGGGTTTCCGGTTTGCGGCTGGACAACTGATGACATCTAA